The following proteins are co-located in the Macadamia integrifolia cultivar HAES 741 chromosome 3, SCU_Mint_v3, whole genome shotgun sequence genome:
- the LOC122074880 gene encoding U-box domain-containing protein 4, translated as MDAEIHSPNHTYMGRSLDDLNNGDASSTAFSDCNSDRSGEFSSASSESRRLLVVCASENSNHLIRQLVSDLESGSIELQRRAAMEIRLLAKNKQENRLKIAQAGAIRPLVSLISSQDPQLQEYGVTAILNLSLCDENKDLIMASGAIKPLVRALKTGTPTAKENAACALLRLSQVEENKTAIGRSGAIPLLVYLLENGSVRGKKDAMTALYSLCSAKENKIRAVQSGIMKILVELMADLGSGMVDKAAFVLSTLVSIPEAKTALVDEGGIPVLVEIVEVGSQRQKEIAATILLQICEDSLPYRTMIAREGAIPPLIALSQAGTTRAKQKAEALIDLLRQPKPGNNAASPSYSHMSD; from the exons ATGGATGCGGAGATTCATTCGCCGAATCACACCTACATGGGCCGGAGCTTGGATGATCTGAACAACGGTGATGCTTCCTCCACAGCTTTCAGCGATTGTAACAGCGACAGATCGGGTGAGTTTTCCTCGGCCTCTTCGGAGAGCCGACGCCTCTTGGTGGTTTGCGCTTCTGAGAATTCCAATCATCTGATCCGCCAGCTCGTCTCCGACCTCGAGTCAGGCTCAATCGAATTGCAGAGGCGAGCCGCTATGGAAATCAGACTTCTCGCCAAGAACAAACAGGAAAATCGCCTCAAGATTGCTCAAGCCGGCGCCATCAGACCACTCGTCTCTCTCATATCCTCTCAGGACCCACAGCTTCAAGAGTACGGTGTGACCGCGATTCTTAACCTGTCCTTATGCGACGAGAATAAAGACCTGATCATGGCCTCGGGAGCGATTAAGCCACTCGTGAGAGCACTTAAGACCGGAACGCCCACCGCCAAGGAGAACGCCGCTTGTGCTCTGCTACGCCTCTCCCAGGTAGAGGAGAACAAGACCGCAATAGGGCGGTCGGGGGCCATCCCGCTGCTGGTTTACTTACTGGAGAACGGCAGTGTCCGCGGGAAGAAGGACGCAATGACAGCCCTGTATTCTCTCTGTTCCGCCAAGGAGAACAAGATAAGAGCCGTCCAATCAGGGATCATGAAGATCCTGGTGGAATTAATGGCGGATTTGGGGTCGGGCATGGTTGATAAAGCGGCTTTCGTGTTGTCCACACTTGTGTCGATACCGGAGGCCAAAACTGCTTTGGTTGATGAAGGCGGTATCCCTGTACTTGTAGAGATCGTGGAGGTGGGATCGCAGAGGCAGAAGGAGATTGCGGCTACCATCCTCTTGCAGATATGCGAGGATAGCTTGCCCTATCGTACTATGATTGCCCGTGAAGGTGCGATACCGCCTTTAATTGCTCTGTCACAGGCAGGCACAACCAGGGCTAAACAGAAG GCGGAGGCACTCATTGATCTTCTGCGGCAACCGAAACCCGGCAACAATGCGGCTTCGCCATCTTATTCACATATGTCAGATTAG